The Scleropages formosus chromosome 15, fSclFor1.1, whole genome shotgun sequence genomic sequence CCTGAGTTATATACTGATCTGGAGGAAagcgctaaatgaataagtgttaaACGTAAAAGTATATGTTTCAGTTAAGAAGTACTCCTTTACCACATGGGTTAAAAGGTAACAAACTAGTGTGTTCAGTACAGATTGAAGAAAAAAGTACCGTAGCACAAAATACCCATAATGGGTGGACTGTGGTTTTGCATACTCCTAGTGGAGAGCACCTCCATAGGGAACAGACTGTCACAATTTGTTGGTCTTGCTTACCTGGACTCAGCCATCATAGCAGAGGCCTGATAGAGCAGCTGTGTTTGGTGGTCCGTGTTGAACGCCCGGGCATAGGCCACATTGTCAAGGACATCACTCCCCACCAGTCCATACCTGAGGAGAGGGAGCAGCTGTGCTACTGGCAACTTCTCACACAGGAACCTCAACAATATAACCACTCCACAACACAGCACAGTTCATCTACAGGTATCACTAATGGTCACATAGCCACAATGAGCTACTAAAACAGAATTCTTGAGATTAACAGTgatacatgtcattttttttatcatcaATGACTGAATCAACCATGAACTAAAATTCATTATATGCAATTACCTTGTTTGTTAGAAATTTTGATATTACTTTAAGGAAAATATGAAGGACATAGTTTAAGTTATAATAGACTTCCATTCTGTAAATCCTCTGATGTAAATCCATGCACCACTCAAAAGAGTGGCAAATTTTAAATGGGGAATGACACCCAGCATAAGGGTCTGGGGGGCatctgtgttttcaaagtgcCATATCAAAGTGTTGATCCACAAGTTAAAATGAATGCAGCAATAGCTCCTGGGAGCAGGGgcaatacacacagacatatttaaGGATAGAAATTAGAGAGCAGCAGGAACTCAAAGAGGACCGCAAATGTATAGTTAATGGCATTCTTCTTAATGGGCTTTGATTACAAACCACGGCAATCGGGGGAAAATAATGGAGCTAACTGAATACGCTACTAATTTTAACCTATGCACAGCATCCTGTTTTCAGTGGATCCAATATCACCATAAGCTATGCATGAATGCCAAAGAGCTGCTGTGGCCTTCGCCAGACATATTTCCATGCAGGATAGGAGTTTACATTTaagttacttcatttagcagatgctgttctccaaaccgatttccaatgaactctatgtaatgttaacagtccacacaccttattcacgaaggtgacttacactgctagatacactacttacaatggtccCTCATCAgtataccagtgaaacacactctgtgtcacacacacacacacacacacacacacacacacacacacacacactatgggtgaacctgaacagcatgtctttggactgtgggaggaaaccagagcacccggaggaaacccacgcagacaagggaagaacatgcaaactccacacagactgagcggggatgaaacccacgtcctcttgctaCTCGCTGTATCGCCGTGCTGCCTGTAGTGTTTATGGATGTAAACATACACTTTGCAAATAATACTGTTTGCAAAGTGTATGTTTCCATCTATAAGAGTTCCAGTGACCCAGTGTCATCAAGGGGGACTTGGAAGGGCATGTCCCAGTGTCATGATGTCGTCAAGGTCTGGATTGTCTTTATGGAAGAGTTCCCACTGTCCCATAGCATTTGTTCCCTCTGCTTGTGTTGGTCAGTGTGGTTTACGACTGTTTGACAGATGGGGGTGGAGATGGGGCCAACACTACAGCCCCAACTCAGCAGGTGGCTGAAGCCCTCGTCTTCTTTGACCTACGTACCTTGCAATGAGCACGCAGAGGAACCATGAAATTAAAGATCACACTCACAGTCTATCTTCTGTTGCAGGCCTTCCACCGGCCCTTGCTGGAGCACACAACCAGCTCCCATGCCTTCAATAACATCCCTGTGTATAGAGTTCAGTAACTAACAAGCAATTTCCTTCTCTTAGGGGTTTTTAAACCATGATTTTTGTTGCACTTTATTCTCCTCTTCCAGCAAGCCAGTGAGCTGACCGGCAGCACTGAAATCACTCACCACAGATCTTCAAGTTTCCTGCAACAACCGCAAATGTATGTGATGCGAATGAGAATTCTGGGGAGTTACCACCCCGCTCTTAAACATATGGTGACCACCTCCCCCAGATCCATCCCACTGTCACGCAAGGGCTCCCCTGCCCTCAGATCTCAGCCTGGATTTAAGTGCAGCCAGCAGGGGTTCAGGGTACCGCAATGCCTTGGGCTCACATCAGCCTCTCACTTGAAATGAATTATCTTGAAGAGAACTGaaatcaaacattttcaggACATAAAAAAACCCCCTTACAGTTGTGTTGTGTGCTGCAGTAATTCTTTCATTGCCGGAGgagataaaatgttttaaacagtcATTCTTTAGGGGAAACAGACTATGAAAAAAACATCATTCCAACATTACTGTTATCTGACCAGTGTTCCATCCATGAGAAGAAATTACGACACCTGTCATTCAAGGCCtgctccccccatcccccctttTAAGGCAttctgtgagacagaagcacagATATCAGACTTATCCACAATTAAGTATGGTTGTAGATCAACATTCTCATCCTTACTGAAACAACAAATCaaaggatgattttttttttcaaagtaattCTATTAGGCTAATCAGATTTCACCCAGATCCATGTGCTTCCAGGAACAGCAGTCTGTGCTTTACTGGTCATCTGAGACTAGCAGTTTCTGTTTTACTGGGCAAAGTTTTGACCCTGTGCAGCATATGTGAAATACCTGTAACGCCGTGGGCTTTTTCTCACTCAAAATACAGAAATCATAAAAGCACCTTCCAGTCAGTGTATGTCATGAAATGGAAACTGCTAGTTACAAACTGGAAACATGATATGGGGAGCATATTTAAAACTTTAAGACACAGAAATTCTAATaatttgctttgtgtgtttttgagtattaaaaaatactaataagGGAAGAAATCTAATAAAAACCATTTCTTATTCTCTGTGACATAAAAACCATTGACCACAGGCCAAtggattcatttaaaaaaaaaaaaaaaaaaaaagaacactttcaAAGCAGCACCAGAGGTTCAAGGGCTCTCAGTACAGTCATGTCAGCAGGTGCTGAGTGTCCAtgtgaccagcagggggcgaacAAAAGCTCTGTGAAGGTGGCCCCCCTGCAAACAGTACAAATCGgggagaaaaggaggaggaaaaaaaaggaaaaaaaaaaaacgattcgttactgatgcatttgtgcTGTGGAAATTGAAACGTGTAGAATTTTTGAGATATTAGCAATTATTTCTTCCAGGCTGTGACATCACTCAGCTTTTCTGCTATGTTCCAGAAACTCAAATTTAGACTTTAGTACTCTGTGTCGATTTGTGCCGTTCAAACCTCGGTTCTATCTCCTTTGGTTTTGGAGATATTAAAGATTGTCACGTGCCATGTAAACATCACCCAGCTCCCCCAACAAAAGCATACACACTCGGAACAGTGAGTGCAGTGGGACAGGTAAAAGGCAGTAGTGTTATACAGACTGGAAACTATAATATTGATATTACTATCCCcaaaatactgtttttacattattaattcaatataaacataaatgagTGCAATTACTGACAAAATATGACAAAGCCCAAGTACAAAATGTGGTACCCATGTATGTCAACTGTACATACATCCTTATAGTTTGCATAGGGAGGTATACGGGGATTTGTAATTTACAACAAAGTCATGGGACTGAAAGCATATCAAGCTGAGGACCACATGCACTGCAACTAAAAACCACAGTATCTTGGGTCTGTGTGCGTTACTTTCAGACATTCATGCCAGACATGTTACTGAGGGACGAGGACTCCAACACCACCAGCGCTTGGCAGAACCCACCTCTCCGCCACTGCCAGGAGCCTCTCGGGTCGGAAGGTACCCTCAGTGTCGATGTACATTGCCTTGCCCTCCCCACCGCCTTGATCAATGGGCAGCTAGGGCAAGAGAGCACACGAACATTTGAACAGGTCTCTGTTTGTGACACCAGCTCAATGCAGGCAAGTGCTCAGTGGTTTAGTTACGCACAGCAGCTAATTATAGATGAAGCCATAACTGAAGACGGAATTCCAAATCTTATGTGGACACAACATGCAGTGCAACACTGCACACACAATTATGTCATACAGATTTGCTTACACATCTGAAACTGTAATCCCTGAACTGGGATTAGCACTGGCTTTACAGAAGCTCAACTGCTACACTGTATGCTCCGCCAAGGTTGTATAATATGGCCAGGTTAACAGGGATATTGTAATAATCTACTTACAGAACAGATGATATAATTTACCTGTGTGACTGTGAAGAATGTGTTTAACAcaggttaaaattttaattcaaaatgaaaaacagaaacctctgtttaaaaaaaaaaaaaaaaacaatcatacATTGTAACCTCCCTTCCTGAATCGGGGCCTTgtcgtggtggaagggcttgcgtgatctagggatctccagagctatatcgtcggcagcagtatgctcctggtagggtctcccatagagaccaggtctggagtgaaaaTCCAGACaaacatgatccaaaaaatCCCTATGACGAACGTAAACATGCAACGTTCACCCTCCCCGGAACAgagtcaccgggacctacccctagagccaggcctgggagtaGTGCTCCTAGGTGAgcacctggtggctgggcagctcACGTAACCCgcccaggctcagcccgaaaaggaaACGTGGGCCCACCACTCataaggtccagcatgggggtcaggtgcaatgcctttcaggcagcaggatgGGGCAGGGTAGCGCATGGCGTCACGAACCCTCGTGGCAAAAACTGGCACTTGGaacatggaatgtaacctcactggggggaaggagccaggactggtgcaggaggttgagagataccaactagatatagttgggctcacctccacttacagtgttggctctggaaccaaacccCTCGATAGgaggtggtctctctcctactcaggagttgcacagggtaaGAGGtgctgggtgggtgtggggatactcacaagcccccaaCTAgttgccatacagttggagtttttccccggtggatgagagggtcgcctcaatgtgacttaaagTCACAGGAAAACTGGCttttctgctctccctattgccaccacgaccctaggAGGACTAAGCAGCGTAGAAAATGGATGGGCGGATGGATACATTGCAGCCTGCTCTCCTTCGCAAAACACTGTATTGTCACAGTGATGAAAAGGTAACAACTTCCCAAACCACAGACCCCAGACTGACTCTTTGAACAAGCTAGTAACGGCAATAGCACTGCAAGTAGAAGCTCTTTTTCAGGTACAAAATGACAGGAATAATATGTAATTATTCTTGTCATTTTGTACCTGAAATACATATTGCCAGAGAGATGTTAGACTCTGTTCTGCTTTAAACACTTCCTGTTATACAGTTTCACAAAGGATATTACAGAAGCTGATAGGATCAATTAtcttttcaagtttttatttcaaCTAGATTAATATTAGACCaccatgagagaaaaaaatattaatattttgtgatGAGAAAACCAGGAAAAATGTACCCACCCCATCCATCGATAGCTGAATGCTATCCATTGGTGGGCATACCTGACAGGTCACTGCAAGTGTGTGGCAAAGCTGTGTCTTTCCAGTGCGGAACTCCCCAAACATCTCTGTGATGGATCCTGTCTCGATCCCACCTAAGGAAGAGGCACTTTGTCAGAAGGTCAGGGGCACTGGCCAGTTGGGGCCAACAGGATACAGCAAGGGAAGGACACAAATCAAAGGTTCTCTCTGCCACAACTGAACACCATCAAATGCTTATGGTGTTTTGATTGTTAAACAAGTACCGTCGGCTTCTGCAGTAGCCTGTATTATACAGCATCCAGTCCTGTTCCATACAAACAACACAATCTGAGGTTTACAGGTTGGCCCAATTCTACACTACtcccactgcagtacccttgatcagtgcactgcaccagtaaaaataacttcCTATATAAATGGGCcaactattttaaaatactttggaTAATGAACCTCtgcactgtaccactgcacaGACATTTCTAAAATACTAAGTGCTCACAGTATACACTCTATGTACCTAAGTTTTGTCAGAGAGTTAAAAACATCTTACCATTTACATGCAACCAACTGTGCAAAGAAGgcaagaaaagtgtctgcatgCACATTGCCTAAATTCCTGGGCAGCCTCAAATGTTGGGCTGGAAAACTCTGTGGGTCTGATGTCAGTAGGACTATGTGTAACTGAATGAGTTGCAGCATGACTCTCACACTAAACACTTTCAAAGAGTGCATGACTTCAGGATGAGACAATGCCCTTATACACCGTGTATCacttcacaaaaataaacatgtctCTGGATATTATCCACACAACAAAGCCAATTAGAATAAACCATTCTGATCTGCAAGCAAGGACTGCAGGAAAAGTGACTCACCTCATCATCGGATATAAACAAACAGTTAAGGTTATAGTGTTAATCACAACATTTTGACTTCAGACACGacattttaaaggaataaaGATGACAGATGCCAAGGTGTGTTGAAGAACAACCTTGGTGACTGAGCTGACCTAAGAACACTTTCTAACTGTGTAGCAGTTACCTGAATTTATACTGCACTAAGGCGCAACATAAAACACATGCCCATCACAATAAGCTTTCAGAACATTTTGAATTAAGGCACATTTCAGCACAGTGCCAAATGCacattctttcaaaaaaaaaaaaaaaaaaaagtgttgagaACTAGacagctataaataaataaaacctatAATGTCTCTAGTGGACCATAATGTCTGCAAAACTAGAACATAGCCACACATACCCCAGGATTTGGTGGAAAGCCTTAAAGGATCCTTTTTAAAGGAATGATCTCAAGATGTGATACTTTATTTAGGTAATTTCTTTGCACATCATTTTGCAAAAAGCTGATGACTTACTTCACCTTAACTTTCACTTACAGATGAACTGTGACAGCACAGAAAACTGCAACACAAGTTGAGTAGGTAGGGAGTTGTATGCTTAGTGTGGTGCAACTGCAGTCATCTACACACACCTTACTTCTATAGTATAATTCTAGCTGTGAGCTGAATGGCTGATGCATTATTGCAGATGATCCgaagaactttgaaaaactaGAAAACCTTTTTATGAAAACTCCACTTGTGTTATCCTCACAGTCCAATCATGGTTTGAAAATGTACCTTGGAGCAACTTGTCAAGTTCTTTGGAGCCAGTGGAAATCTGGATGATCTCTGCTCGTCGCTGGTGAAACTCTGTGGCTGTGGTGAAACCCATAGGCACCAGCTTTGCCGCTTCTGCCTGTGGTgaaacaaaatttacatttatttatatagcagatgcttttctccaaagcaacttccaatgaactccatgtagtatcatcagcccacacaccttattcaccaaggtgacttacactgctagatacactacttacaatgggtcactcatccacacaccagtggaacacactctctgtgtgtcattcacacactatggggaacctgaacagcatgtctttggactgttacACATTATAGATCTTGCCACCTTAACTGAATACAGTGAGTCTCCTAAgggacttaaaatgttaagataccaacaattatttactcttttacacagcaggctagtttttactggggcaatgcagggtaaataccaggatgtatggatgagtgatccattttaagtagtgtatctagctagcagtgtaagtcaccttggtgaataaggtgtgtgggctgataacactacatagggttcattcattcattgaaagtcactttggagaaaagtgtctgctaaataaaatgtaaatactttatTCAAGGCTATAActgaaggaggtgggattggaaacTGTGACCTCTGTATccaaggaagcagctctaactactacgttACTTGCCTCTACACTTAACTGGGACCAAGAGCTTGTTTGTTACTTGAAAAGTTTGTTAGTTGAATGAGATGCAAAGTGAGCAAGTCCTCATCAATTCTATACCAACCTGCTGGTGTAATGGTGTTGCAAATAACAATGGTTTTGCACAAACTGCATCAATAACTCTTGTGAAATGACAATGTGTTTACTCTGAATAAGCCATTGATCTTCTGTCCTTGCTTAATGTATTTGGTCACATTTGGATTTTCTTGGTATGGTGTTTCTGTGAccgattaaaataaaaagatttttaaaaaaattgacacCTTACCAGGATCTTCTCTGCCTTGGCCTCACTGATGCCCTTGATGTTGAGCAGGTCCTTCTTTGGAGTGTAGGCCACTGCTTCTATGGTGTGGAAGCCCGCATCCTCCAGCTTCTTAATGTCACTGGCACTGATGCCACATTGCTGGCCAGAAACAgtgtgtgggtttgaatgtgtAAGTGTGAGGGGAGTCACTTGCACAAGCGCCAAGAGAACTGAGTAGAAAGCAGAGAGAGCAGCAAACAGCAGTACCTCCAGTCTGCTCAGCGGCTGGGGCCCAAAGCTCTCGTCCTCTTCCTCAGCAGCCGCTGCTCCTGCTTCCACTCTGGTCTCGCACCTCATTGCCATCCTGGACACCTGGTGCTCTAAagcagcacatacacacagaagtGACACCTGCACTTTCATCATGGGCTTGTGAGGCAAGTTTATTTGGCAAACTGATCCTGTTACAACAATACAAGTCGATAATCACATGACTGTGTCTGCTAAGCAGCATAGGTGTCAAACCTTACGTACCACAAAAAACCGCATCTCAAAAAGCAGTACTAGTCAGAGGGTATATGTCTGTTTTAAGTCTTACATACCAGgcacatttaattcatttaaaatggaaCAACTTCACACTGCAGTAGTGTTAGTACAATACCTAACTTACCAAGCTTTTCTCCACCGGAACACTGAATTTCCCGCCCGTTACGTGTTAATGACGTAATGACGTAAAACGTCTTAAAGgtacagtgaaacaaatgagGGACAGCTTTTAGAGTGCATTTGTAATATGCGCTTCTGTGATGTTCTTGGGCAGCAGACATAGCTAAGTTCCACCAGCGCTtgtaatttgttgttttgtattttatacttTGCATAACAAGCTTCCTTTATAACCAAAACAGTTCACTGAAGCTTAATTGTAGAAAatcatatgtaaatgttttatggatgtattattaatttcacttaTGCATTCATAAAATTCCTGACATAACAAACATGAAGTTGAACTGAAACATGTCACCCTAGTAAACACAAATAGCAGTAAGCTGGCCACTGTCTCTCGAGGTCTGAGTGCGAAGACTGCAGACTGTAGACTTTAACTGTGTTCATACACACAGGGCCGATAAATCAGTGCTACTTGAATCCAACTTCTGTACTTGAATGCATTTTCCCAGTTGGAAAATGTAatcatttgccatttttatattttaaacacacaggTTATTGAGGCATTAGTGTATTGTCACACTAAAATTACTGTGTTGTACATTTTTGGGATTATATATAAAAGGCACCAGATATTTAATTGCTGAAGAAAACCATACCTCAGTCAGCTTTGCAATAAGTGTCTTGAAATAAATAGCTGGAGCATGACTTGTGAAGCTAGAGCTTGTGGTTGGCTTCCTTGGAATAAGACGACTAGCATTCTACATTAATATTTCTTCCTggcattatttttaatagccaattatattttctatattgtAAGAATGCCTCATCTATTAAAGGCTGATTACTAAACATGTAGAGTAGAATGAGTTTTGCAGCATCTGGTCACAACCACTCTTCAAGCTCActcaaaaagaaatatataaaacttaTCACATCTGACATAACATAAGGGCAACTGACTTGTGCTTCTTTATTGCTGTAAATCAGAAGACAAATTTCCATTGTATTCAAAAGGGTGACTTcttaagaataatttaaaattagcaAGTggattttatttgttcattgcaAATCACAAATCAGCCAAGTaacaaatacagcatttaaatacaaaatgtattttaaccactacaaaagaaaagaaaacaaaaacacaaaataaggTCAGCGATGCAGATCTCAGACTAAAAGTGCCTCATGGATCTTCTTAACAACCTTAATCAGATAATTTTTTGATGGTGTGACAGAGGTCACAACATCTTCAATCTGGCACATCCTtggaagaaaataagaaaattagtCCACATTCAGTTTGACAcgtgaacatttaaaaaaaaaaagtctgctctTAAAATCAGTTCTCTCACTTTGAAGGTTAACATTTCTCACCTTATATCACCGATgtagttttttaaatgaagcacTTGCAGAGAAGACATTGGGTATTCTGGACTAACAACCAGTGTGACCTCAAACTTGGCAAACACTTTGAGACTTGAGAACAGAATTTTGATCCTGGAAACAAACAGTATACGGATTATAATCTATAATTTATAAATCCAGAGTaaggaaataatgaaaactgcttATAGTATACATAAGACTAATCTTACAATCATTTAATGATTCAAATAGTGAAACAATTTTAAACCCCTAAGAGAAATAAAGTTTCTCATACAAGCACAAAAAAGATTCTTCTCATTAATTCCCACTCTTATTTCATTTCTGGACACACAACTGATTTTGTGCAGACTTACTGTTTGTCCTTGCAGGCAATTTCCATAATATCCAGTTTAAGGGAGCCCCATTTTTTCAGTCTGTGGATCTCCTCCCCTAGGGTACGACAGCGGCTCACCACCAAAGCAACATCATGTAGGAGCTGTGAAAGGGCAGGCCAagaatgtatgtatttatatttgacAAGTCTGTCATAATTTCACTCAGGAACACAATTCCAGCTTCACTGTCGCAATACTTGCCAGAGGGATGTCAGACTCTGCTGGGTACTTTTTTACCCAGTTGCTTTTGGTCTCTATAAACTGGCCAATAAGGTTGTGAACAAGGCAGGCGTAGTCCTGAGAGTTTCTCTCTGCAAGAGAAAAGTTGAATAAACCAAACTTTGTATGTATTTTGGGAACCAAATCTTAAGCTGTAACAAGTTTCATAGCCAGGTTTCACTCACCATCTAACTGCAGATGAAATTTGATATTGCCAACCTTCTTTACAAG encodes the following:
- the rad51 gene encoding DNA repair protein RAD51 homolog 1 isoform X2; protein product: MAMRCETRVEAGAAAAEEEDESFGPQPLSRLEQCGISASDIKKLEDAGFHTIEAVAYTPKKDLLNIKGISEAKAEKILAEAAKLVPMGFTTATEFHQRRAEIIQISTGSKELDKLLQGGIETGSITEMFGEFRTGKTQLCHTLAVTCQLPIDQGGGEGKAMYIDTEGTFRPERLLAVAERYGLVGSDVLDNVAYARAFNTDHQTQLLYQASAMMAESRYALLIVDSATALYRTDYSGRGELSARQGHLGRFLRMLLRLADEVVAQVDGAAMFSADPKKPIGGNILAHASTTRLYLRKGRGETRICKIYDSPCLPEAEAMFAINADGVGDAKD
- the rad51 gene encoding DNA repair protein RAD51 homolog 1 isoform X1 is translated as MAMRCETRVEAGAAAAEEEDESFGPQPLSRLEQCGISASDIKKLEDAGFHTIEAVAYTPKKDLLNIKGISEAKAEKILAEAAKLVPMGFTTATEFHQRRAEIIQISTGSKELDKLLQGGIETGSITEMFGEFRTGKTQLCHTLAVTCQLPIDQGGGEGKAMYIDTEGTFRPERLLAVAERYGLVGSDVLDNVAYARAFNTDHQTQLLYQASAMMAESRYALLIVDSATALYRTDYSGRGELSARQGHLGRFLRMLLRLADEFGVAVVITNQVVAQVDGAAMFSADPKKPIGGNILAHASTTRLYLRKGRGETRICKIYDSPCLPEAEAMFAINADGVGDAKD